From the Microbacterium sp. W4I4 genome, one window contains:
- a CDS encoding substrate-binding domain-containing protein, with protein MRRKSLLALAVIPLLAIAGCASGADEEPTNTSSSGDEVQFEAKDPLIIGYSVYDLQNPYWQAYSEGVKAGAEENGAEVVVADQKSSQQEQVSGSLDLINQGISALIITPVQPSALPATIDAAHDARIPVVIGDIGTAGDYDAYILSNNFNGGELAAQFVIDQAGDSTETKKVGVIELHAGSVVGEERVNGFKEALAEDDRFEVVASLDGEDTVDGGYAAAQDMLSANPDLDIIYAANDASAVGAQRALETAGKSVADGFTLIGFDGNDDALGLIEQGLMSATVAQDPYGQGKAAVETALALLNGEDAGYSDADSKTVYFPVEIVTQATVAEFKAARADR; from the coding sequence ATGCGTCGCAAGTCACTGCTCGCCCTCGCCGTCATCCCGCTGCTCGCCATCGCCGGCTGCGCCTCGGGTGCGGACGAAGAGCCCACCAACACCTCGTCCAGCGGCGACGAAGTGCAGTTCGAGGCGAAGGATCCGCTGATCATCGGATACTCGGTCTACGACCTGCAGAACCCGTACTGGCAGGCCTACTCCGAGGGCGTCAAGGCAGGCGCCGAGGAGAACGGCGCCGAGGTCGTCGTCGCGGATCAGAAGAGCTCCCAGCAGGAGCAGGTCTCGGGCAGTCTCGACCTCATCAACCAGGGCATCTCGGCCCTGATCATCACGCCGGTGCAGCCCTCGGCCCTGCCGGCGACGATCGACGCGGCGCACGATGCGCGCATCCCCGTCGTCATCGGCGACATCGGCACCGCCGGCGACTACGACGCCTACATCCTGTCGAACAACTTCAACGGCGGCGAGCTCGCAGCGCAGTTCGTGATCGACCAGGCTGGTGACTCGACCGAGACCAAGAAGGTCGGCGTGATCGAACTGCACGCCGGTTCGGTCGTGGGCGAGGAGCGCGTGAACGGCTTCAAGGAGGCGCTTGCCGAGGACGACCGCTTCGAGGTCGTCGCCAGCCTGGACGGTGAGGACACCGTCGACGGCGGATACGCCGCCGCGCAGGACATGCTCTCCGCGAATCCCGACCTCGACATCATCTACGCCGCGAATGACGCATCCGCGGTCGGTGCGCAGCGTGCCCTCGAGACGGCGGGCAAGTCGGTGGCCGACGGATTCACCCTCATCGGCTTCGATGGCAACGACGACGCTCTCGGCCTCATCGAACAGGGGCTGATGTCTGCGACCGTGGCGCAGGATCCCTATGGCCAGGGCAAGGCCGCGGTCGAGACCGCGCTCGCACTGCTCAATGGAGAGGACGCCGGCTACTCCGACGCGGACTCCAAGACGGTCTACTTCCCGGTCGAGATCGTGACCCAGGCGACGGTGGCCGAATTCAAGGCTGCACGCGCGGACCGCTGA